CTGGGGACTGGGGAGGGAGGCTAGAACCATTTTGCTCACCATCATTGTTCTCCCTGTTTCCTCTGCCATGCTCCAGACAAAGCTAAGGTGTCCAGCTGCCAGGTGATTGTGCACTGCTTGGCTGGGATCTCCCGGTCAGCCACCATTGCCATCGCCTACATCATGAAGACCATGGGTATGTCATCAGATGATGCTTACAGGTGAGTTTTCCCCTGAGGGTACTGGGGATGTTATGCCAGTATACTTCACTCCAGGGAAGGAAAGCAGGCTAAGCCCAGAAGGAGAGGGTCAGGGCTCCTTGAAGCTCTGTCTTGCCTTTGTTGGGTCCCagtaaaaccaaaccaaacctcCCATCATAAAATGCATGCAACAAGGAATGGTTGGGAGTGGTAAAAGGGAGTGGGGAGGCAGTCCCAGCTCTAATCCTCAGGCATCTCAAGGCCCCGTGGTTCCCCAAGATCCTTTTCTTTGGAGGGTCTCGTCAGAAGGTTGTTGATGATGCCTCTTCTCCCTAAAGAGGCTGAGAGAGGAGGGGTGGCCCGCTGAAGGACCAAGCACCAATGGGGCTGTCTGTGCCTCTTGGCAGGTTTGTTAAGGACCGTCGCCCATCTATTTCGCCCAACTTCAACTTCCTGGGCCAGCTCCTGGAGTACGAGAGGAGCCTGAAGCTCCTCAAGGCCCTGAAGTCCAAGGGCGACTGGAGCGAGGGGGACGCGCAGCAGGACCCGGCAGAGGTGGCTGAGAGCAGCCGGCATCCCCCAACACCTACCTCAGAGAAGGCCGAGGATGTGCCGAGGAGCACCGGCTCGGCGTCCCCCACCAGTGACCCCGAGCGGCAGGGCGGGACCCCAAAGGTCCTGTCACCCACCACCCTCCAGCAGGGGCTCAATGGCCTGCACCTCTCCTCCGAGCGCATCCAGGACACCAACCGCCTGAAGCGCTCCTTCTCCCTGGACATCAAGTCTGCCTACTCCCCCGGCCTGCGGCAGGACCCCCCCGGGCCCCCTGGACCTGGGGAAGCCCCCAAACTCTGCAAGCTGGACAGCCCCTCGGGCTCGGGCAGCctgagccccttctccccagggGCGGACAGCCCTGACCGGCCCACGGGGCccgagctgctgctggaggccaAGGTGAGGCAGCGGCGGAAGCACCGGCACGCAGCGGGCTCGCCGGCCCACGGGCTCAGCCTCAACGTTGGCGGGACCTGCGCCACGCGCAAGAGCCCCGGCGCCGAGGACGGGCTGCCGCCACGGCTCAGCCAGCCGGCCTCCGCGCCCGGCGGCGCCACCAATGCCTGGAGCGGGGTGCACCTGGAGTCCCCCAGCGCTGCCTCGGGCGAGGCTGGCTGGTACTTCGGCAAGGACTCCGGCAGCGCTGGCGGCAGCACAGGCGGGGGCCTGTTTGCCAGCGCCGGCCCGTACCCGCCGCCATTCGGTTGCGGCGCAGCGGCGGCCGGGTGCGAGATCAGACTGAGGGACAAGGCGCGGGCCGAGCCACGGGACGGGCGGCACAGCTGGCATGAGGAGGCCGGCGCCGAGAAGCAATTCAAGCGAAGGAGCTGCCAGATGGAATTCGAGGAGACCATGTCCGAGGGCAGGGCTCGGGAAGAGCTGGGCAAAATCAGCAAACAGTCCAGCTTTTCGGGCAGCATGGAGATCATCGAGGTGTCCTGACACTCATCCGGGGTGCCTGGAGACCTGGgacggggctggggaggggggataTTTAAGCCGGGGGGAGCGGGAAGGGGGGCGGTGGGGTCGGGGGGTGTATTTATACTTGCGCCTGCATTTTCGGGAGCGCAAGCGCTGAAACCGAAGCGAAGGTGGACGAGTCTTTCCAGAGTCGGGAAACATAGTGGCGGATGCTTAGTGTCCCTCCTGCACTCACCCTGGTCCTTCCCCGCCCATCCCCAGGGCGCCCCAGCCCTCAGAGACCCCACACTCACAATTTGGGCCTAAAACTCATATGGGAAGAGTTGGGGAAGTGGCAGGGATTGCAATTTTGGCTGTGGTGATGGGGCACAGCACCTGGAGGGGGGACCacagctgccccttccctgcacccTGGTGCACTAAGCATGCTCCGCTGTGTTTCTCTGGCTAAGTATCCTAAAAATGCTGCACTGGAGCAGCcctatacatatataaatatatattatatataatataaagaaaaaaacccgaaaacacacacacaaaagaaaaggtAAATGGTTTTACTGCAATTTTTATTGAGACGTAAataatatttcaatttttttgttttgtttttaatttattgaaGCTGTTCATTCTGGCAATGATTTGCAGACAATGTGGGGCGGTACTTTCAGCTCTATTTTTACTGTGTATGGTATTTAAATCTGAAATACGAGTTTCTAAGCAATATCTGAGGCCTGTGGCTCCTTCTATAGTTAATGTCCACAACATAGATTTCCCCCCTTCTCTCTGGGCATACCAACAAGGGGACAGGAGACTCTTCTGGGTACTTTTTCTAGAAATGAACAAGTAAACGAGCAAACCATAAAACCTTCTTATGACACAAACTGAGCCAGAAAACTCTtctggaagctgctgcctcttcttcccACCTTGGTCTCTGTTTGTTTCTcctcatctccatcccagccatCACCACCGTCCCAGCCATCATCCCGTCCTAGGCATTGTCCCCACCCTGGCTGTCACCCAATCCCAGTCATaccccctctcctcccctcccctccttttGGCTGCCCATCCTTGCTGGAGGGGGAGAGGTGGGAGTCACCTGAAGCGGATGGAAGGCTGCAGGATGTCACCTCCAGCTGCATGGGGAAGGTGTCGGAAGCTgccacagcagagggagggatgggaggctgGTGGTAGTTGGGATTTCTTGTTGGGAGGTGTCTtgcctgcctgccccagcccttCAGCTCCCCCTCACCTCAGCTACCTTGCTTGGGAAGTATGGGCACCACTCTCCCTTTGGGGGCGGTAGTTCTTCTGGCTTCCCACATCCTTTGTTTCACACCTGAGAAACTCAGGGGCAGCGCGTTTGCAGGTGCTGGGACTCTCCCGGTCCTGTTGCCCTCCAGGCCAGCTCCCCTCCATCCAGCGGATGATAAGCTGTCCAGACATGAACCTCTGCAAGCACATGGAGGGGCACAAGTGACTTATTTTTGGAGATGGTTATCTGCTTCCTCCCATCTGGTGGGAAGCCAAGCTCttgcccccaaaccccaatgTCAGGATTGCTGAGAAGCTGCTTTCTGAAGCTGGAGGCACTGAGCTGCCTCCACTGCAAAGCacatctctccctgcagctctctTCGCTTTCTCCTTTGTCTCGCACTAGTTTGCAAAGCTGATACCTCAGGGGTCTGTGTTCGTGCATGTCTGTGTCCTGTGTCATCCTTGgagtgttgttttctttttcttttctgggtCCACATggtttctctccctttcccttgtTCCTCCTCTTGTCATTCGTTTCTATCTTTAAATCAAACTACCCGTGACAAAAGCAAATGATCTCAGGTTTAAAACTGAACATAAAGCAGAGGCGTGAGGAGCTGCAATcacacgaggaggggctgctcGCTTCAGCTCGTTGCTTCCTCAGCCACCTCTGTGTTTGCAGTTGAGGCAAGTCTCCCTGGAGACTCCTTGCTCTCTTCCGGCTttagtttttctggttttccatgGAGCTCTTTGGTGAGATGCTGGGGACCCCCACATGCTCCTGGGTGGTTCCCCACAGtgtggcagggagggatgggggtgGATGGAGAGCCAGGGACCgcctgctcctctccccacaTCACTTTTGATGAGAGTGAGAGATCTCAGAGTCAGTCCTGAAAAGCCTACCACCACCCATCATTGCCTCCAGCAACCACCTCAAACCTGCTCAGTGTTGCCAACCTGAACATTGCTCTCTTCTCATCATGAAGCAGTGATGACACTATTTTCTAGGCTCCCTTTCTAGACTCCAGAAGGCATTTAGGTCCACCCCATGAGCCAGGCAGCTATTTCAGGAGCTCCACTTGCAGCTGTCCTAAGTAGGCATCAATGTCAAGTCCaaggagggagaagaaaaaggctTCATCCTTCCTCTGGTGCCTCCTCACTGGGCATAGTGTTAGTGTCACCTGCCTCCTGTCCAAGGAGTCTGgtcctccttccccttctctggCCTCAGTGGTGGCGTCTCTTCCCAGGCATGCCAGTGGTGATTGTCTGCTGATCTCTGCCCCGTAGCACTCGGtccctgcccatcccatggTCCTCCAGGGTTGGT
The Agelaius phoeniceus isolate bAgePho1 chromosome 6, bAgePho1.hap1, whole genome shotgun sequence DNA segment above includes these coding regions:
- the DUSP8 gene encoding dual specificity protein phosphatase 8 isoform X1 — protein: MAGDRLPRKVMDPKKLASLLRNGAEGTLVIDSRSFVEYNSWHVLSSVNICCSKLVKRRLQQDKVSITELIQPASKMKVEAEDHQDVVVYDQSTRDVTGLAADSFLSILLGKLDSCFHSVSILTGGFATFSSCFPGLCEGKPAAILPMSISQPCLPVANVGPTRILPHLYLGSQKDVLNKDLMTQNGISYVLNASNSCPKPDFICDSHFMRIPVNDNYCEKLLPWLDKSIEFIDKAKVSSCQVIVHCLAGISRSATIAIAYIMKTMGMSSDDAYRFVKDRRPSISPNFNFLGQLLEYERSLKLLKALKSKGDWSEGDAQQDPAEVAESSRHPPTPTSEKAEDVPRSTGSASPTSDPERQGGTPKVLSPTTLQQGLNGLHLSSERIQDTNRLKRSFSLDIKSAYSPGLRQDPPGPPGPGEAPKLCKLDSPSGSGSLSPFSPGADSPDRPTGPELLLEAKVRQRRKHRHAAGSPAHGLSLNVGGTCATRKSPGAEDGLPPRLSQPASAPGGATNAWSGVHLESPSAASGEAGWYFGKDSGSAGGSTGGGLFASAGPYPPPFGCGAAAAGCEIRLRDKARAEPRDGRHSWHEEAGAEKQFKRRSCQMEFEETMSEGRAREELGKISKQSSFSGSMEIIEVS
- the DUSP8 gene encoding dual specificity protein phosphatase 8 isoform X2 — encoded protein: MSCAGPEPARCSDPSISRRGRSLRGALGRRENRGCAFKRGAKHMSARRCAACLCADCCLATVRGAPASRSPAAWMPVDVMIAPSEDHFWTDMREGQMKLKIRVRRMKESRDKRGGFATFSSCFPGLCEGKPAAILPMSISQPCLPVANVGPTRILPHLYLGSQKDVLNKDLMTQNGISYVLNASNSCPKPDFICDSHFMRIPVNDNYCEKLLPWLDKSIEFIDKAKVSSCQVIVHCLAGISRSATIAIAYIMKTMGMSSDDAYRFVKDRRPSISPNFNFLGQLLEYERSLKLLKALKSKGDWSEGDAQQDPAEVAESSRHPPTPTSEKAEDVPRSTGSASPTSDPERQGGTPKVLSPTTLQQGLNGLHLSSERIQDTNRLKRSFSLDIKSAYSPGLRQDPPGPPGPGEAPKLCKLDSPSGSGSLSPFSPGADSPDRPTGPELLLEAKVRQRRKHRHAAGSPAHGLSLNVGGTCATRKSPGAEDGLPPRLSQPASAPGGATNAWSGVHLESPSAASGEAGWYFGKDSGSAGGSTGGGLFASAGPYPPPFGCGAAAAGCEIRLRDKARAEPRDGRHSWHEEAGAEKQFKRRSCQMEFEETMSEGRAREELGKISKQSSFSGSMEIIEVS